The Streptomyces achromogenes DNA segment GTTTCGACGGAAGGTGAGGCGGCTTCGACTGCGGTCCACGGTGACCTACGACGGCTCCCGACACCGGAAGTCCCCGCAGCGCTGCGGTGTTTCGAGGACGCGTGGCCGCAGGGGACCGTTCACCGAGCCGTGCGGTGGACACGTAGGCATCCGGGCGAAGCCGACGACTCGGCGGCCTCATCGGCCGGTTACGTCGTCGCGTAGGGCAGAGCGTCGCAAGCCTTCCCCATACGCAACGCACTCAGGGCGACGCGAGAGGCCGGGTCCCGGCGCACTGGGCGCCGGGACCCGGCGAGCGGCGCTCGACTACCGGATGGCGGCGTACCTGCAGGCAGTGACCACGTCTCCCGCGTACTCGCAGACCTTTATGGAGATGTGGCTGGTCTCGCTGAGGTTCTTCGCGAAGGTGGCGCAGTTGCCGTCGTTGCTCGGGTCGTTGCCCTTGATGAGGACGGTGCCGTTACCCGGGTCGCTGCTGGAATTGGGGGTGTAGATGTAGCCGCGGACCCCGTGGCTGTCCGAGCTCAGGTCGCACACCGTCAGGGTGTCGCCGTTCTCCGTCCATCCCGCCCAGCCGCCACCGGTGCCGGTGTAGACACCCGCGTCGGCGGCGTAGGAAGTTCCTCCGCCGATCAGGAGGCCGGCTGCCGCCAGGGCAAGCGCCCCGGCCAATCGGTACTTCATGGTTCTCCTCGGTAGAGTGGGTCAAGGGCCACTGGCAGCAGCAGCCGGCACAGGCTCGCACCCCAATGCAGCGCTGTCCGGCAACTTGTCAGGTACGACAGCTATGTGGGCTGTCGTCTGTGCGTCTCCAGGGGCGATCACCACCATGCACCGCCGGCTGTCCTCCTGTCGTTGGCGGAGGATCCACAATCCACTACGCAGAGAGTCCAGTGGGCCCATCAGCATCGGCGGCATCGCGATCTGGATCTGTGCACGGGCACGTTCGCCGTCGCCCGCCAGGAGGCACCGCACCAGGGCGTCATTGTCGTCGGGGCCCGTTGACGGCTTACCGGTAGCAGCGCTGGGGACGAAATCCACGGGAGCATCCACGCCGCGGTGTGCGAGGGTAGGCGGGTGGGCAATTCACGGGCCTACCCGGTCTTTCGTACTGGGGCCGCCGTCGAGGCATGGACGCAGGCACTGCGCCTGAACGCACTGCTGGAGGTGCACGACGACGAGGTGACCCTGATGGCCGACCTGATGACCGTCGAGGACGCGCGGAGGATGGCGGCGGTGCTGCCTCGGGCCGAGTTCAACCACGCCAGAGCCCAGGTGGACCCGGCTGCACCCGAGATCGTGCACTTCGGCTCGGACATCGCCACGACGGAGGACGCCCTGCTGGAGCCTGAGCTGCCCCTCTCCGTCCTGCACTACGTCCCACCGGGCACCGTGGAAGACGAGTTCGTCAGGGCGCTGGGACGAGGCATCGCCTCGATCGGCCTGTCCGGCAGGTGGCCGGACGACGCGGAGACGGACTCGGGTGGCGTCGCCGCGTACGACGGCGTGGAGGTCGTCTTCAACGGCGACAACGTCAACTGGTCGAGGCCGGCCGACCATCACACGGTTTTCGTCCACGTCGACAAGTGGGGCGACCTTCCGCGCGCCGAGAAACTCGCCGCGTTCCTCGGCGGGACCGTACTGGGGGATGCCCAACACGGCTGGTGAAGGGCCCGGCTCGTGCAGTGACCGTGCAGGTACACCGGGCCGGGTCTTCGTATACGGCCAGGTCCTTCAGCGGTTCATCGTGCCGCCGTCGGCGTCGGGCCGAAGGCGTCGGCGAGGCTGGTGAGGATGGAGCCGGGCCAGTTGGTGTCCCCGAACACGCTGATCGGTACGGCGAGCACGCCGTATTGGCGCCGGAGCGTCCCGGCGGGGATTTCCACCGGGAAGAAGTAGTTGCCGGGGCACGTCCGGCTCGCCGTGGGAATGGCCCCGAGCACATCGTCCGGCAACCGTTCGAACAGCCGCTCGGCCCGTGCGGCGAGTTCGTCGACGACCTTCCGGGGCAAGTCGCCGTGTCCGGTCAGCAGACGGTGGGCCAGGTGCAGCTGTGCCGACGTGGGCGGATCCGCCCGGAAGGCTTCGGCCCATTCGCCTTGCGCCGGACTCAGCAGAACCACGCCGAAGGTGCGCGGCCACAGCCACCCCTTGGTGACCGAATGCAACAGGACCGCACGGCCGGTGTCCAGCAGTCGCCGCGTGCCGGCTGCGAACGGGGTTCCCAGGTCGTAGACGCTGTCGATGAGCAGGCCGCGGCGCGGTGACTCCCGCAGCCACGCCATCACCGCCTCGCACTCGGCGTCGGACAGGTACCGGCCGAGGGGTTTGCTGGGGTTGGCGAGCAGCAGGTATTCGGGCCGGCTGTCCGCCGGCGATCCCGGCAGGGCCGGCGCCGGCAGCGTGGGGTAGGACGCGGGCTCCAGGCCTGCGGCGCGAGCCAGTTCGAAGTAGACCGGGTACACGTCGCTCGGCAGCCACAACCGGGCTTGCTCGACGCGCAGCCGGTGGAACACCACACCGAGCCCGTGCCGGACCCCTCGACAGACCATGGCGTGGCCGGACCACTCCTGCGGCAGCTCGAAGCGCCGCAGCCAGGCGCGGGCGAGATCGCAACGGTGCACCGTGGCCATGTCGGCCGGAGGTTCGGGCCGCATCGGAGCAAGCGCCCGGTACACGTTGGTCTCGCCGGCGTCGAGAAGCGACGAGGAGGCACGCAGTTGGCGCTGCCGGAATCCCTGGAACTCGTCGAACCTCATGCCGTCGCGCCTTCCCGCAGGATCTCGCTGGCGCGGTCTTCCAGGGAGGCGTAGCAGCGTCCGTCGGCCATGACGTTCCAGCTGCGCGCGATCCCGCTGGTGCGTTCCCAGAGCAGGCTGGGCTCGGTATAGGCGGCAATCCGCATCGGCCGTCCGGCCCAGCTGCCGTGGTAGACCGGCGCGCCCCAGGGCAGGCGGCTCGCCAGTTCGAAGCCGTGCCGCTCGGCGAACCGGGTGACGAGGGACAGCGAAACCTGGTGCTGTCGGCTCCAGACGTTGGCGGCGAGGTCGAAGTAGAGCGACTCGGTGCTGGTGGATACGTAGAGCTCCTTGAAGCAGACCTCCTCGACACCGAGAGCCGCGGCCCACGACAGGTAGTCGGCGACCTCGGCCGCGTCGGAGACACCGCCGTGCTGGAGTACGCAGATCAACCTCATCCGCAGCCCGGGCCAGCGCTCGCGTTCCTCGCGCCAGGTGTCGACGACGGAGCTCACCGGCGTGCGCAGCATCATCAGCCGCTCGCTGACGGCGTCGTCCTGATGGTGCCGGGAGACCGCCAGCACGCTCAGGCCCGCGGCGCTGAGGGCTGCGAGGCGGTCGGCCCGGTCGGCGTGCCGGCCCTTCGCCAGCGTGTGCGCGTTGGTGATCAGGACGACCTTCGGGAAGGCCGCCGAGCAGGCGGACACCAGTCGAAGCTGCTGTTCGAAGGGTATGAGGGTCGGCTCCCCGCCGCCGGTGATCACTGCACGCTCGGCACCCGCCGCGCGGGCGCGCTCCAGCCAGTGGGCGACCGCGTCCCACGGGACCCGTGCCGGCGCTTGGTCGCTGGAGATCGACGCTGAGGAGAAGCAGAACGAGCACCGGGCCTGGCAGGCGGAGGCGACCGGCAGAAGCGACACCGAGCGCGGTCGCGTGTCGGCGTAGTGACGCAGTGCCGATCCGTGCAGGTGCAGGGAGGCCGCCGTCGCGTCCTCGACGGTTGTCGGGCGCAGAGTGAACTCGTCGCCCACGCGGTCGAGTTCGTGGACCGCCGACAACCGGATGCGCGCCTCGTGCAGTTCCGTGCCGAGGCCGGTCGACACGTTGGGCACCAGCTTGTCGGGGTCCACCGTGGTTTCCAGCACCAGCAGCCGATCGCCCGGAATGGCCAGGCGGTCCAGCAGGCGTCGTGCCTTGCCGATGCCGATTCCCAGCTCCGCCCGGGTCAGCAGGTGGAACCGGTCGGGATACGTGCTCTCCGGAATCCCCGCCTTTCCGTACGCGTACGCGTACTTGTCGAAGCCCCTCGCGAAGTTCGACAGCACGATGACGTGGAAGCGCTGGTCGCCATGGTTCACCCCGTCATCATGCATGAACGTCGGCACGCCCCCACACCCCCCGCGCACCCCCGCACCCCTGCGCATCCCCCACGCACCCGCGTACACCCCTACGCATACCCACGCACCCCCGCACCGTGTCGACCACGTGGATCCGGCGACGGGGCGGTTCCAAGGCACCCCCGCACCGTGTCGACCACGTGGATCCGGCGACGCGGCGGTCTTGACAGGAGATCGGGATGACGCTTTCTTGGTGTCGTTGCATATAGCGGCACTGTTGTGTAGTGCACAACTTCCTGCCGTCCTGTGACGGCCCCGCACGAGAGCCGGGACACCCGGCGACGGAACGGCCCTGATTCCCCTACAACCCGGAGCGGCGCCTCAGATGACTCGCAACGCACCTGTCGACGACCCCGGAGACGCCCGGCTGCGGGTCGGCCCTCCGAAGGAGTACGCCGCGGGCATCCCCGCGGTCACCTCCTCGCTCCGGCACGCCGGCGAGCAGATGGGAGCCCGCCGGGGACTGCTCACCCTCCTCCGGGTCAATCAGAAGGAGGGTTTCGACTGCCCGGGCTGCGCCTGGCCCGAGCCGGAGCACCGGCACCGCGCGGAATTCTGCGAGAACGGCGCCAAGGCGGTGGCCGAGGAGGCCACCGTGCGCCGGGTCACCCCGGACTTCTTCGCCGGGCACACCCTGGAGGACCTGCTTCCCGCCAGTGACTACTGGCTCGGCCAGCAGGGCCGGCTGACCCACCCCATGTACCGCAGGGCCGGCGACGACCGCTACCGGCCGATCTCCTGGGACGACGCCTTCGCCGTGATCGCCCGCGAACTCGCCGCCCTCGACCACCCCGGCCAGGCCGCCTTCTACACCTCCGGCAGGGCGAGCAACGAGGCCGCGTTCCTGTACCAGTTGTTCGTCCGGATGCTCGGCACCAACAACCTGCCGGACTGCTCCAACATGTGCCACGAGTCCAGCGGTTCGGCGCTGACGGAGACCATAGGGATCGGCAAGGGAAGCGTCACCCTGGACGATCTCCACGACGCCGACCTCATCCTCGTGGTCGGTCAGAACCCCGGCACCAACCACCCCCGGATGCTGTCCTCACTGGAGACCGCCAAGCGCCGGGGCGCGCGGATCATCGCGGTCAACCCGCTGCCCGAGGCGGGGCTGCTGCGGTTCAAGAACCCCCAGCGGCCGTCCGGCGTCCTCGGCGGCGGCACCCGCCTGGCCGACCAGTTCCTCCAGATCAGACTGGGTGGGGACCAGGCGCTGTTCCAGGCCTTCAACCGCATGCTGCTGGAGACGGAGGACGAGAACCCAGGCTCCTGTCTGGACACGCCCTTCATCGACCGGTACACACACGGCTTCCAGGAGTTCGCCGAGCACGCCCGCAGGGTGTCGTGGGACGAGATCCTTACGGCCACCGGCCTGCCCGAAGAGGAGATCCGGGCCGCGTTCCGCGAGGTGCTGGACGCCGAGAAGATCGTCGTCTGCTGGGCGATGGGCCTGACCCAGCACAAGCACTCCGTCCCCACCATCCGGGACGTCGTCAACTTCCTCCTGCTGCGCGGCAACATCGGCCGCCCGGGTGCCGGGCTCTGCCCGGTGCGCGGCCACTCCAACGTGCAGGGCGACCGCACCATGGGCATCTACGAGAAACCGGACGGCGCGTTCCTGGACGCACTCGGCGCCGAGTTCGCGTTCACGCCCCCGAGGCGCCACGGCCACGACGCGGTCGAGAGCATCCGTGCCATGCGCGACGGCGACGTACGGGTCTTCGTCGCCCTCGGCGGCAACTTCGTCGCCGCCGCCCCCGACACCGACCTCACCGAGCGGGCGTTGCGCAACTGCCGCCTCACCGTGCAGATCTCCACCAAGCTCAACCGCTCGCACGTCGTCGCCGGGGAACAGGCGCTCATCCTCCCGTGCCTCGGCCGGACCGAGGCCGACCTGCGGCCCGCCGGGCCCCAACTGGTCACCGTCGAGGACTCCATGGGCATGGTGCACCTCTCCCGGGGGCGACTCGCCCCCGCGTCCGAGCACCTGTTGAGCGAGGTCGCGATCATCTGCCGCACGGCACGGGCCGCGCTCGGGGAAGCGGGCTCCCACGTGCCCTGGGAGGAGTTCGAGGAGGACTACGACCGTATTCGCGACCGCATCGCCCGCGTGGTCCCCGGCTTCCAGGACTTCAACCAGCGGGTGCGAGGGCAGGGCGGCTTCGCGCTGCCCCACCCGCCGCGCGACGAACGCCGGTTCACCACCGCCACGGGGCTGGCCAACTTCACCGCCAACCCGCTGCAACGGCCCCATGTACCGCCGGGCCGGCTGCTGCTCCAGACGCTCCGCTCCCACGACCAGTACAACACCACCGTCTACGGCCTGGACGATCGCTACCGCGGCATCCACCAGGGACGCCGCGTCCTCTTCGTGCACCCCGACGACCTCGCCGACCGGGGCCTGGCCGACGGCGACCTCGTCGACATCGTCAGCGAGTACGACGACGGGGTGGAACGCAGGGCGCCGGCCTTCCGCGTGGTGCCCTACCCGACGCCCCGCGACTGCTGCGCCGCCTACTTCCCCGAGACCAACGTCCTGGTCCCCCTGGACTCCACGGCGGCGATCAGCAACACCCCCACCTCGAAGTCGATCGTCGTGCGCCTGGAACCGGCCCCCGTCGACCCGCCCACCGGGACCTGAGGGCCGACGAGGAGAACAGGACGCCTCCTCGTCGACCCGTCTGAAGGCCCGCCGACTGCTCGCGGTGGCGTCCGCGGGCGTCGGGCGCCGCACATCCTCGACCTGCTGCCCACCTCCGTCGGCGCCTTCCTCGGCGACCTCGCCCAGATGGCGGGCCGTACCGAGGCGTCGAGCGGCAGGGGTGTCGCCGACTGGCTGGCGAGCTGGACGGTCTTCTACTGGGGGTGGTGGATCCCCTGGACGCCCTTCGTCGGCATGTTCATCGCGCGGATCAGCCGCGGCCGTATCATCCGGCAGTTCGTCGGGGGCGTCATCCTGGTCCCCAGCAGTGTCAGCCTGCTCTGGTTCGCCGTCTTCGGCGGTTCGGCGATGCACCTCCAGGAGTCCGGTCGCCTCAACGACGCCGCGACCGCCCAGGGCCAGCTCTTCGACATCCTCCAGCAGTACCCCGTGGCCACGGTGACGAGCATCGTCGTGATGGTGCTCGTCGGCATCTTCTTCGTCTCCGGCGCGGACGCCGCCTCCATCGTGATGGGGACGCTCTCGCAGCGGGGCTCCCTGGAACCCTCCCGGGGTGTCGTGGTGTTCTGGGGTGTGCTGACCGGGGCTGTCGCCGCCGTCATGCTGCTCATCGGCGGAGGCAAGGGCGACGCGCTCACGGGGCTGCAGAACCTCACCATCCTCGCGGCGGCCCCCTTCACCCTCGTGGTGATCGGGTTGTGCGTCGCGCTCAACCGGGACCTGCGTCACGATCCGCTGATCATCCGCGGACGCATGGGCGAGGAGGCCGTCGAGACGGCCGTCATCGCCGGCCACGAGAAATACGACGGGGACTTCGAGC contains these protein-coding regions:
- a CDS encoding aminotransferase class I/II-fold pyridoxal phosphate-dependent enzyme gives rise to the protein MRFDEFQGFRQRQLRASSSLLDAGETNVYRALAPMRPEPPADMATVHRCDLARAWLRRFELPQEWSGHAMVCRGVRHGLGVVFHRLRVEQARLWLPSDVYPVYFELARAAGLEPASYPTLPAPALPGSPADSRPEYLLLANPSKPLGRYLSDAECEAVMAWLRESPRRGLLIDSVYDLGTPFAAGTRRLLDTGRAVLLHSVTKGWLWPRTFGVVLLSPAQGEWAEAFRADPPTSAQLHLAHRLLTGHGDLPRKVVDELAARAERLFERLPDDVLGAIPTASRTCPGNYFFPVEIPAGTLRRQYGVLAVPISVFGDTNWPGSILTSLADAFGPTPTAAR
- a CDS encoding radical SAM protein, with translation MNHGDQRFHVIVLSNFARGFDKYAYAYGKAGIPESTYPDRFHLLTRAELGIGIGKARRLLDRLAIPGDRLLVLETTVDPDKLVPNVSTGLGTELHEARIRLSAVHELDRVGDEFTLRPTTVEDATAASLHLHGSALRHYADTRPRSVSLLPVASACQARCSFCFSSASISSDQAPARVPWDAVAHWLERARAAGAERAVITGGGEPTLIPFEQQLRLVSACSAAFPKVVLITNAHTLAKGRHADRADRLAALSAAGLSVLAVSRHHQDDAVSERLMMLRTPVSSVVDTWREERERWPGLRMRLICVLQHGGVSDAAEVADYLSWAAALGVEEVCFKELYVSTSTESLYFDLAANVWSRQHQVSLSLVTRFAERHGFELASRLPWGAPVYHGSWAGRPMRIAAYTEPSLLWERTSGIARSWNVMADGRCYASLEDRASEILREGATA
- a CDS encoding FdhF/YdeP family oxidoreductase; this encodes MTRNAPVDDPGDARLRVGPPKEYAAGIPAVTSSLRHAGEQMGARRGLLTLLRVNQKEGFDCPGCAWPEPEHRHRAEFCENGAKAVAEEATVRRVTPDFFAGHTLEDLLPASDYWLGQQGRLTHPMYRRAGDDRYRPISWDDAFAVIARELAALDHPGQAAFYTSGRASNEAAFLYQLFVRMLGTNNLPDCSNMCHESSGSALTETIGIGKGSVTLDDLHDADLILVVGQNPGTNHPRMLSSLETAKRRGARIIAVNPLPEAGLLRFKNPQRPSGVLGGGTRLADQFLQIRLGGDQALFQAFNRMLLETEDENPGSCLDTPFIDRYTHGFQEFAEHARRVSWDEILTATGLPEEEIRAAFREVLDAEKIVVCWAMGLTQHKHSVPTIRDVVNFLLLRGNIGRPGAGLCPVRGHSNVQGDRTMGIYEKPDGAFLDALGAEFAFTPPRRHGHDAVESIRAMRDGDVRVFVALGGNFVAAAPDTDLTERALRNCRLTVQISTKLNRSHVVAGEQALILPCLGRTEADLRPAGPQLVTVEDSMGMVHLSRGRLAPASEHLLSEVAIICRTARAALGEAGSHVPWEEFEEDYDRIRDRIARVVPGFQDFNQRVRGQGGFALPHPPRDERRFTTATGLANFTANPLQRPHVPPGRLLLQTLRSHDQYNTTVYGLDDRYRGIHQGRRVLFVHPDDLADRGLADGDLVDIVSEYDDGVERRAPAFRVVPYPTPRDCCAAYFPETNVLVPLDSTAAISNTPTSKSIVVRLEPAPVDPPTGT